From the genome of Nocardia sp. NBC_01503, one region includes:
- the dapB gene encoding 4-hydroxy-tetrahydrodipicolinate reductase — MTTNRIRVGVLGARGKVGQAICAGVEAAADLELVAQVDKDDALETFTAAGTEVVIDFTHPDVVMPNLEWLVANGIHAVVGTTGFDAERLDRVRGWLAAEPEVGVLIAPNFAIGAVLSMRFAEQAARWFDSVEVIELHHPNKADAPSGTAFRTASMIAAAREKAGVGRSPDATSQELEGARGADVDGVRVHSVRLAGLVAHQEVLFGTQGETLTIRHDSMDRTSFVPGVLLGTRKTPHRPGLTVGIDALLDL; from the coding sequence GTGACCACGAACCGGATCCGGGTGGGTGTGCTCGGAGCGCGCGGCAAGGTCGGACAGGCGATCTGCGCCGGGGTCGAGGCAGCCGCCGATCTGGAGCTCGTCGCCCAGGTCGACAAGGATGACGCGCTGGAGACCTTCACCGCCGCGGGCACCGAGGTCGTCATCGACTTCACCCACCCCGATGTGGTGATGCCGAATCTGGAGTGGCTGGTGGCCAATGGCATTCACGCCGTGGTCGGCACCACCGGCTTCGATGCCGAGCGGCTCGACCGGGTGCGCGGCTGGCTGGCCGCCGAGCCCGAGGTCGGCGTTCTCATCGCACCCAACTTCGCCATCGGCGCGGTGCTGAGCATGCGCTTCGCCGAACAGGCCGCGCGCTGGTTCGATTCGGTCGAGGTCATCGAATTGCACCACCCGAACAAGGCCGACGCGCCGTCCGGCACCGCGTTCCGCACGGCGAGCATGATCGCCGCCGCGCGGGAGAAGGCGGGCGTGGGCCGCAGCCCGGACGCCACCTCGCAGGAGCTCGAGGGCGCGCGCGGCGCGGATGTGGACGGCGTGCGCGTGCACTCGGTGCGCCTGGCCGGACTGGTCGCGCATCAGGAGGTGCTGTTCGGCACTCAGGGCGAGACCCTCACCATTCGGCACGACTCCATGGACCGGACCTCGTTCGTGCCCGGCGTGCTGCTCGGTACCCGTAAGACCCCGCATCGCCCCGGTCTGACCGTGGGCATCGACGCCCTGCTGGACCTGTGA
- a CDS encoding esterase-like activity of phytase family protein produces MRIRRSTPSALVAVAVCAATLAACSSSDAGADFTATKDQPLVISLDDFLAKTGGTAAVGIADPQHGTITRRVDGSVVYTPAAGYTGSDSITVTTTDAVKLYTTDIKPLGDFGGVTVQGSGFGSAFAPVPGSKDEFYGLTDRGPNVDGKGKNEKIVAVPDFTPSIAKFKMVGTRAVVESTIPLKNPVGQPFNGLVDTSATTGETIKDLAGKVLPPTDHGIDSEGLVALPDGSFWVSDEYGPFLVHFDAKGNELERLAPGRGLPKELSLRTANQGMEGLTVTPDGNTLVGIVQSALKEPGVASAREVPMTRIVTVDLKTRAVKEFIYPLENPKKKLAVSEITALSATTFVVDERDGNKAPKADKKLWTIDIGNATDVGPRSEVAGAQYDPDRGLLIDGKPIEVYVGTVSTADGVAALRKAGITAVAKKSSLDLGGLVDGLNADGKFFGHDKIEGVATTDGGKTLYISNDSDFGLDGSTGDAPPFGLAAKTLPNGVQDSGEVLMVDTTKLPAKTQTKTINLTVK; encoded by the coding sequence GTGAGAATTCGCCGTAGTACCCCCAGCGCGCTCGTCGCCGTCGCCGTCTGCGCTGCGACCCTGGCCGCCTGCTCGTCCTCCGACGCCGGTGCCGACTTCACCGCGACCAAGGACCAGCCACTGGTCATCTCCCTCGACGACTTCCTGGCCAAGACCGGCGGGACGGCGGCGGTGGGCATCGCGGACCCGCAGCACGGCACCATCACCCGCCGCGTCGACGGTTCGGTGGTCTACACGCCCGCCGCGGGCTACACCGGTTCGGACAGCATCACCGTCACCACCACCGATGCGGTGAAGTTGTACACCACCGATATCAAGCCGCTGGGCGACTTCGGTGGAGTCACGGTGCAGGGCAGCGGATTCGGTTCGGCCTTCGCGCCGGTGCCCGGCTCCAAGGACGAGTTCTACGGGCTCACCGACCGCGGCCCGAATGTGGACGGTAAGGGTAAGAACGAGAAGATCGTCGCGGTACCGGATTTCACGCCTTCCATCGCCAAGTTCAAGATGGTCGGCACCCGCGCGGTGGTGGAATCCACCATCCCGCTGAAGAATCCGGTGGGCCAGCCGTTCAACGGCCTGGTCGACACCTCGGCCACCACCGGTGAGACCATCAAGGATCTCGCGGGAAAGGTGCTGCCGCCCACCGATCACGGTATCGACAGTGAGGGTCTGGTCGCCCTGCCCGACGGCAGCTTCTGGGTCTCCGACGAATACGGCCCGTTCCTGGTGCATTTCGATGCCAAGGGCAATGAGCTGGAGCGGCTGGCGCCGGGACGCGGTCTGCCCAAGGAGCTTTCACTGCGCACCGCCAATCAGGGTATGGAGGGGCTGACCGTCACCCCCGACGGCAACACCCTGGTCGGCATCGTGCAGTCCGCGTTGAAGGAGCCCGGAGTCGCCTCCGCGCGTGAGGTTCCCATGACGCGCATCGTCACCGTGGACCTGAAGACGCGGGCGGTCAAGGAGTTCATCTACCCCCTGGAGAACCCGAAGAAGAAGCTCGCGGTCTCCGAGATCACCGCGCTGAGCGCCACCACCTTCGTGGTCGACGAACGCGATGGCAACAAGGCTCCCAAGGCCGATAAGAAGCTGTGGACCATCGATATCGGCAATGCCACCGATGTCGGGCCGCGGTCCGAAGTCGCCGGTGCGCAGTACGACCCGGACCGGGGCCTGCTGATCGACGGTAAGCCGATCGAGGTCTATGTCGGCACCGTGAGCACCGCCGACGGCGTGGCCGCGTTGCGGAAGGCGGGTATCACCGCCGTCGCCAAGAAGTCGAGCCTGGACCTCGGCGGGCTGGTCGACGGCCTGAACGCCGACGGAAAGTTCTTCGGCCACGACAAGATCGAAGGTGTGGCCACCACCGACGGCGGTAAGACGCTCTACATCTCCAATGACAGCGACTTCGGTCTCGATGGCTCCACCGGCGACGCGCCGCCGTTCGGGCTCGCGGCCAAGACCCTGCCGAATGGTGTGCAGGACAGCGGTGAGGTGCTGATGGTGGACACCACCAAGCTGCCCGCGAAGACGCAGACCAAGACGATCAACCTGACCGTCAAGTAG
- a CDS encoding class I SAM-dependent methyltransferase, which translates to MPSTAMTTGNRALNQLVTGFFGNVARAYDTKALQQAVYRPPQDQVVAELRAAGSRRIADIGCGTGILTTRIAEELRPEVVYGVDASTGMLAQARARCADVHWRHSAAEHLPLGDGELDAVVSTSAFHFFDHPVALREFHRVLVPGGLVAIATMHPSAPTARPIQRLTRSPLFPAHAPSPRETRKLLEDAGFKVMDQRKIARPIPAWLVPDVITVGRRG; encoded by the coding sequence ATGCCAAGCACCGCAATGACCACAGGCAACCGCGCGCTCAACCAACTGGTGACCGGATTCTTCGGAAACGTCGCCCGGGCCTATGACACCAAGGCCCTGCAGCAGGCCGTGTACCGTCCGCCGCAGGATCAGGTGGTGGCCGAGCTGCGCGCCGCCGGATCCCGCCGCATCGCCGATATCGGCTGCGGCACCGGCATTCTCACCACCCGGATCGCCGAGGAGCTGCGGCCCGAGGTGGTGTACGGGGTGGACGCCTCCACCGGCATGCTGGCCCAGGCCCGCGCCCGCTGCGCGGATGTGCACTGGCGGCACTCGGCCGCCGAACATCTGCCGCTCGGCGACGGCGAATTGGATGCGGTGGTCTCCACCAGCGCCTTCCACTTCTTCGACCATCCGGTGGCGCTGCGCGAATTTCATCGCGTCCTGGTCCCCGGTGGTCTGGTCGCCATCGCCACCATGCACCCGTCGGCCCCCACCGCCCGCCCTATTCAGCGCCTGACCCGCAGCCCGCTCTTCCCCGCGCACGCACCGTCGCCGCGCGAGACCCGAAAGCTACTGGAGGATGCCGGTTTCAAGGTGATGGACCAGCGCAAGATCGCCCGGCCCATCCCCGCCTGGCTGGTTCCGGACGTCATTACCGTCGGCCGCCGCGGGTAA
- a CDS encoding alcohol dehydrogenase catalytic domain-containing protein: MRIRGAVLERIGAQPPFAESKPIVVSELDLGEPGPGELLVKIEAAGLCHSDLSVVDGNRVRPVPMLLGHEAAGRVEAIGPGESDLAVGQRVVMTFLPRCGECAGCATEGRTPCLPGSMANNSGELMNGGRRLLRDGEPVHHHLGVSAFATHAVVDRHSVVPVDDDVPPEVAAVLGCAVLTGGGALLNSAKPGPADRIMVVGLGGVGMAAVLVAAALREGTGRDVIAVDTVPEKLQAAMELGATASYTPAELAEQGIQAEVVIEAAGNVRAFETAVAATAVGGTTVTVGLPAPDAMASVSPLGLVAQGRSIIGSYLGSAVPSRDIPEFVRLWREGKLPVERLVSSHIKLEDINSGMDELAAGHALRQVVVFD; the protein is encoded by the coding sequence ATGAGGATTCGTGGAGCTGTACTGGAACGAATCGGGGCGCAGCCGCCCTTCGCCGAGTCGAAACCCATCGTGGTGAGCGAACTCGACCTGGGTGAACCCGGCCCCGGCGAACTACTGGTGAAGATCGAGGCGGCCGGCCTGTGCCACTCGGATCTGTCGGTGGTGGACGGGAATCGGGTGCGACCGGTACCCATGCTGCTCGGGCATGAGGCCGCCGGACGAGTGGAGGCCATCGGCCCGGGGGAGAGCGATCTCGCGGTCGGACAGCGCGTGGTCATGACCTTCCTGCCGCGCTGCGGTGAATGCGCGGGCTGCGCGACCGAGGGCCGCACCCCCTGTCTGCCGGGCAGTATGGCGAACAACTCCGGTGAACTCATGAACGGCGGACGGCGACTGCTGCGCGACGGTGAGCCGGTGCACCATCACCTGGGCGTCTCCGCGTTCGCCACGCACGCGGTGGTGGATCGGCATTCGGTGGTTCCGGTGGATGACGATGTGCCGCCGGAGGTGGCGGCCGTACTCGGCTGCGCGGTGCTGACCGGCGGTGGGGCACTGTTGAATTCGGCGAAGCCCGGACCGGCCGATCGCATTATGGTGGTCGGGCTCGGCGGGGTCGGTATGGCCGCGGTACTGGTGGCGGCGGCGCTGCGCGAGGGCACCGGCCGCGATGTGATCGCCGTCGACACCGTGCCGGAGAAGTTGCAGGCCGCCATGGAGTTGGGCGCGACCGCGTCCTACACCCCGGCGGAGTTGGCCGAGCAGGGTATTCAGGCCGAAGTGGTGATCGAGGCCGCGGGCAACGTGCGCGCCTTCGAGACCGCGGTGGCCGCGACCGCGGTCGGCGGCACCACGGTGACGGTCGGCCTGCCCGCACCCGATGCCATGGCCAGCGTCTCGCCTTTGGGGCTGGTCGCGCAGGGCCGCTCCATCATCGGCAGCTATCTCGGATCGGCCGTGCCGTCCCGGGATATTCCGGAGTTCGTGCGCCTGTGGCGCGAGGGCAAGCTGCCGGTCGAGCGATTGGTCTCCTCGCATATCAAGCTCGAGGACATCAATTCCGGAATGGATGAGCTCGCCGCGGGGCATGCGCTGCGTCAGGTGGTCGTCTTCGACTGA
- a CDS encoding NCS1 family nucleobase:cation symporter-1, with product MPETVAPPSTSAPTDAPHSAATNEPHAAATDKPHAAATDAPDYDPRLVNEDLAPLKKQTWGTYNIFAFWMSDVHSVGGYVTAGSLFALGLHSWQVLIALVVGITIVYGLCNLVAKPSQVTGVPYPVMCRSAFGVLGANVPAIIRGLIAVAWYGIQTFLASAALDVVLIKLFPGLAPYAVVGDYGFLGLSALGWASYLILWVLQACVFWRGMESIRKFIDFCGPAVYVVMFVLCGYLIWKAGWSGIDLNLGRQTLSGWSSVPVMLGAIALVVSYFSGPMLNFGDFSRYGKSFAAVQKGNLLGLPVNFLVFSLLVVVTASLTIPVYGELITDPVATVARIDNTFAIVLGALTFTIATIGINIVANFISPAFDFSNVNPQKISWRMGGMIAAVGSIVITPWNLYNNPDVIHYTLETLGAFIGPLFGVLIADYYLVRKQRVVVDDLFTMSERGTYWYRRGYNPAAIIATILGAVFAVIPVLTSGKITGMYTAAQYSWFIGCGLALAGYYLLATRGPLRLPAPVFETR from the coding sequence ATGCCCGAAACCGTTGCGCCGCCGTCCACGAGTGCGCCCACCGACGCGCCGCACTCGGCAGCGACCAACGAGCCGCACGCGGCAGCGACCGACAAGCCGCACGCGGCAGCGACCGACGCGCCGGACTACGACCCCCGGCTGGTCAATGAAGACCTCGCCCCGCTGAAGAAGCAGACCTGGGGCACGTACAACATCTTCGCGTTCTGGATGTCCGATGTGCACAGCGTCGGCGGCTATGTCACCGCGGGCAGCCTCTTCGCGCTCGGTCTGCACAGCTGGCAGGTGCTGATCGCGCTGGTCGTCGGCATCACCATCGTGTACGGGCTGTGCAATCTGGTGGCCAAGCCCAGTCAGGTGACGGGCGTGCCGTATCCGGTCATGTGCCGCAGCGCCTTCGGCGTGCTGGGCGCGAATGTGCCCGCCATTATTCGCGGTCTGATCGCGGTGGCCTGGTACGGGATTCAGACCTTCCTGGCCTCGGCGGCCCTGGATGTGGTGCTGATCAAGCTGTTTCCGGGCCTCGCGCCGTACGCGGTGGTCGGTGACTACGGGTTCCTGGGCCTGTCCGCGCTGGGCTGGGCGTCCTATCTGATCCTGTGGGTGCTGCAAGCCTGCGTGTTCTGGCGCGGTATGGAGTCGATTCGCAAGTTCATCGACTTCTGCGGCCCGGCCGTCTACGTGGTCATGTTCGTGCTGTGCGGTTATCTGATCTGGAAAGCCGGTTGGAGCGGTATCGACCTGAACCTGGGTAGGCAGACGCTGTCCGGCTGGTCGTCGGTGCCGGTCATGCTCGGCGCGATCGCGCTCGTGGTCTCCTACTTCTCCGGTCCGATGCTGAACTTCGGTGACTTCTCCCGCTACGGCAAATCCTTCGCCGCGGTGCAGAAGGGCAATCTGCTCGGGCTGCCGGTGAACTTCCTGGTCTTCTCGCTGCTGGTCGTGGTGACCGCATCGCTGACCATTCCGGTGTACGGCGAGCTGATCACCGATCCGGTGGCGACCGTGGCGCGGATCGACAACACCTTCGCCATCGTGCTGGGTGCGCTGACCTTCACCATCGCCACCATCGGCATCAATATCGTCGCCAACTTCATCTCCCCCGCCTTCGACTTCTCGAATGTGAATCCGCAGAAGATCAGCTGGCGGATGGGCGGCATGATCGCGGCGGTCGGCTCGATCGTCATCACGCCGTGGAATCTGTACAACAATCCCGATGTCATCCACTACACGCTGGAGACCCTGGGCGCGTTCATCGGCCCGCTGTTCGGTGTGCTGATCGCCGACTACTACCTGGTGCGCAAGCAGCGGGTCGTCGTGGATGATCTGTTCACCATGTCCGAGCGTGGAACCTATTGGTACCGAAGGGGATACAACCCCGCGGCCATCATCGCCACCATCCTCGGCGCGGTCTTCGCGGTAATCCCGGTGCTGACCTCCGGCAAGATCACCGGTATGTACACCGCCGCGCAGTACAGCTGGTTCATCGGCTGCGGTCTCGCCTTGGCCGGCTACTACCTGCTGGCCACCCGCGGACCGCTGCGCCTACCCGCCCCCGTATTCGAAACTCGGTGA
- a CDS encoding GntR family transcriptional regulator, whose amino-acid sequence MPSRPRLPRLPQLTPPLDAHRGYSQHEILAELRRLILEGNLPPGTGMPLGELARQFDVSAIPVRESLQTLIGEGLVEHRPNLGYQVTLLTAEELRELYVVRESLEAAALAAAVPRATAADHGLARETHARLERAILTENALAYHRETRNFHLALVRPSGMPRVVHMLEYAWNITEPVQPMVHASTADRVVLHADHSKQLAAFLARDADALLLATGAHHERLNGVLSRLPTDTGLFAESAGQKDI is encoded by the coding sequence GTGCCTTCTCGACCACGACTACCGCGACTACCGCAGCTCACGCCTCCCCTGGACGCGCATCGCGGCTATTCGCAGCACGAGATTCTCGCCGAGCTGCGCCGGCTGATCCTGGAGGGCAATCTGCCGCCGGGCACCGGCATGCCGCTGGGTGAACTGGCGCGGCAGTTCGACGTGAGCGCCATCCCGGTGCGCGAATCCCTGCAAACCCTGATCGGTGAGGGTCTGGTCGAGCATCGGCCGAATCTCGGCTATCAGGTGACGCTGCTGACCGCCGAGGAGCTGCGCGAGCTGTATGTGGTCCGCGAGAGTCTGGAGGCGGCCGCGCTGGCCGCGGCCGTCCCGCGCGCGACCGCAGCGGATCATGGGCTGGCGCGCGAGACCCATGCCCGGCTCGAGCGCGCCATTCTCACCGAGAACGCGCTCGCCTATCACCGCGAGACCCGCAATTTCCATCTCGCCCTGGTGCGCCCGTCGGGGATGCCGCGCGTGGTGCACATGCTCGAGTACGCCTGGAATATCACCGAACCGGTGCAGCCGATGGTGCACGCCAGCACCGCCGATCGCGTGGTGCTGCACGCCGATCACAGCAAGCAGCTCGCGGCCTTCCTGGCTCGCGACGCGGACGCACTGTTACTGGCCACCGGAGCGCACCATGAGCGCTTGAACGGAGTACTGTCACGACTGCCCACCGATACCGGACTTTTTGCCGAATCAGCAGGTCAGAAAGATATATAG
- a CDS encoding aspartate/glutamate racemase family protein, giving the protein MRIRVINPNTTAAMTELAAEAARAVAAPGTIIEGITPAMGPASIESHYDEALSIPGLLAEIVRGEAEGVDGYVIACFGDPGLDAARELARGPVIGIAEAAMQAASHLGRGFSVVTTLARTGGRAAELAERYGMERFCAGIHACEIPVLELEDPKARTVIADACREAVHTDNSDAIVLGCAGMADLCEYLTREVGVPVVDGVAAATLTVQSLVTMGLRKSGRGEYAAPLPKQYTGLLAGFSLDSQEARK; this is encoded by the coding sequence ATGCGAATTCGAGTAATCAATCCCAATACCACGGCCGCCATGACGGAGTTGGCGGCCGAGGCCGCGCGCGCGGTCGCCGCGCCCGGGACCATTATCGAGGGCATCACCCCGGCCATGGGCCCGGCCTCGATCGAAAGTCATTACGACGAGGCGCTTTCCATTCCGGGGCTGCTCGCGGAGATCGTGCGCGGTGAGGCCGAGGGCGTGGACGGATACGTCATCGCCTGTTTCGGCGATCCCGGCCTGGACGCCGCGCGCGAGCTGGCGCGCGGTCCGGTGATCGGTATCGCCGAGGCCGCCATGCAGGCCGCCAGCCATCTGGGGCGCGGCTTCAGCGTGGTCACCACGCTGGCCCGCACCGGTGGCCGGGCCGCCGAATTGGCCGAGCGCTACGGTATGGAACGGTTCTGCGCGGGCATCCACGCCTGTGAGATTCCGGTGCTCGAACTCGAGGATCCCAAGGCGCGCACCGTCATCGCCGATGCCTGCCGGGAGGCCGTGCACACCGACAACTCCGATGCCATTGTGCTCGGCTGCGCGGGTATGGCGGATCTGTGCGAATACCTGACCCGCGAGGTCGGAGTGCCGGTGGTCGACGGTGTCGCCGCCGCCACCCTCACCGTGCAGTCCCTGGTCACCATGGGGCTGCGCAAATCCGGTCGCGGTGAGTACGCCGCACCGCTGCCCAAGCAGTACACCGGCCTGCTGGCCGGATTCTCCCTCGATAGTCAGGAGGCGCGTAAGTGA
- the puuE gene encoding allantoinase PuuE: MSDFDLNYPRDMVGYGPNPPHPQWPGRANIAVNFVLNYEEGGENTVLDGDAGSETFLSDIVPAQSFPDRHLSMETIYEYGSRAGLWRVLRLFEQRDIPLTIFGVARALERNPEAVAAFKRLGHEIACHGLRWISYQEVDAKIEREHMEEAVNIITRLFGEPPRGWYTGRDSPRTRELVVEHGGFAYDSDSYADDLPYWVKVGEHDQLVVPYTLETNDMRFSSPAGFANGEEFFSYLRDAFDILYAEGEAGAPKMLSVGLHCRIVGKPARAKSLERFLDYVQSHEKVWLTRRIDIADHWRKVHPPR; this comes from the coding sequence ATGAGCGATTTCGATCTGAACTACCCCCGGGACATGGTCGGCTACGGCCCCAATCCCCCGCATCCGCAGTGGCCGGGTCGGGCCAATATCGCGGTGAACTTCGTCCTCAATTACGAGGAGGGCGGGGAGAACACTGTGCTGGACGGAGATGCGGGGTCGGAGACGTTCCTGTCGGATATCGTTCCGGCGCAGTCGTTCCCGGACCGGCACCTGTCCATGGAGACCATCTACGAGTACGGCTCACGCGCCGGACTCTGGCGGGTGCTGCGGCTGTTCGAACAGCGCGATATCCCGCTGACCATCTTCGGTGTGGCGCGCGCCCTGGAGCGCAATCCGGAGGCCGTCGCGGCCTTCAAGCGCCTGGGCCACGAAATCGCCTGTCACGGTCTGCGCTGGATCTCCTACCAGGAGGTCGATGCGAAGATCGAGCGTGAACACATGGAAGAGGCGGTAAACATCATTACCCGCCTCTTCGGCGAACCGCCGCGTGGCTGGTACACCGGGCGGGACTCACCCCGAACCCGCGAACTTGTCGTCGAACACGGCGGATTCGCGTACGACTCGGACTCCTACGCCGATGACCTGCCGTACTGGGTGAAGGTGGGCGAGCATGACCAGCTGGTCGTGCCGTACACCCTGGAGACCAATGACATGCGGTTCTCCTCCCCCGCCGGTTTCGCCAACGGTGAGGAGTTCTTCTCGTACCTGCGCGACGCCTTCGACATCCTCTACGCCGAGGGTGAGGCCGGAGCCCCGAAGATGCTGTCGGTGGGCCTGCACTGCCGCATTGTCGGAAAGCCCGCCCGCGCGAAGTCGCTGGAGCGATTCCTGGACTATGTGCAGTCGCATGAGAAGGTGTGGCTGACCCGTCGCATCGATATCGCGGACCACTGGCGCAAGGTCCATCCGCCGCGGTAG
- a CDS encoding DUF6986 family protein — translation MTLPSYVLGDIEGRLRSVDSELAQRYPGDRAGQPIHTVYVSAADATPELPKEWGANAIELAGKHSDVLTELAGEEALTRTLNALRWRPVQDLRLDFEDGYGTRGDEVEDRDALHAGAVLAALPAEVVSRGIRMKGLTTLEWERAVRTLEKVLEGASGVPDGFVFTIPKIRSADQAEAAVLLCQAIESAHGLPEGALKFELQIESPQAVIAADGTATVAQAIHRSAGRCTGLHYGTYDYSAACGIAPQFQSLEHPVADHAKAVMQAAAAQTGVWVCDGSTQVLPIGTDAEVRTALARHYRLVTRSLERGYYQGWDMGAGHLATRWLATFAFYRTALGVAAPRIGRYLDRQGGAVVDEPATAQALATVVLRGLDCGAFGPDEVTALVPAATVTVLHQLRERKMPSL, via the coding sequence GTGACCCTGCCCTCGTACGTACTGGGCGATATCGAAGGCCGCTTGCGGTCGGTCGATTCGGAACTGGCGCAACGATATCCGGGTGATCGGGCGGGTCAGCCCATTCACACCGTGTATGTGAGCGCGGCCGATGCCACGCCGGAACTGCCGAAGGAGTGGGGCGCGAACGCCATCGAATTGGCCGGGAAGCACAGCGATGTGCTCACCGAGCTGGCCGGCGAGGAGGCGCTGACGCGGACGCTGAACGCCTTGCGCTGGCGGCCCGTTCAGGATCTGCGCCTGGATTTCGAGGACGGTTACGGCACCCGCGGTGACGAGGTGGAGGATCGCGACGCACTGCACGCGGGTGCGGTACTGGCGGCGCTGCCCGCCGAGGTGGTCTCGCGCGGCATTCGCATGAAGGGGCTCACCACCCTCGAATGGGAGCGCGCGGTAAGGACTTTGGAGAAGGTGCTGGAAGGCGCGAGCGGCGTGCCGGACGGTTTCGTCTTCACGATTCCCAAGATCCGCTCGGCCGATCAGGCCGAAGCGGCCGTACTGCTTTGCCAGGCAATCGAATCCGCGCACGGGCTACCCGAGGGTGCGCTGAAGTTCGAGCTCCAGATCGAGAGCCCGCAGGCCGTGATCGCCGCCGACGGCACCGCCACCGTCGCGCAGGCCATTCACCGCTCTGCCGGGCGCTGCACCGGATTGCACTACGGCACTTACGATTACAGCGCCGCCTGTGGAATCGCCCCGCAGTTCCAGTCCCTGGAGCATCCGGTCGCCGATCACGCCAAGGCCGTGATGCAGGCCGCCGCCGCCCAGACCGGCGTCTGGGTCTGCGACGGCTCCACCCAGGTGCTGCCCATCGGCACCGATGCCGAGGTGCGCACCGCCCTGGCCCGCCACTACCGCCTGGTCACCCGCTCGCTCGAGCGCGGCTACTACCAGGGCTGGGATATGGGCGCGGGCCATCTGGCCACCCGCTGGCTGGCCACCTTCGCCTTCTACCGCACCGCTCTCGGGGTGGCCGCGCCGCGCATCGGCCGCTACCTGGATCGACAGGGTGGCGCGGTGGTCGACGAACCCGCCACCGCTCAAGCTCTTGCGACCGTCGTGCTACGCGGATTGGATTGCGGCGCTTTCGGTCCCGACGAGGTGACGGCCCTGGTCCCGGCCGCGACCGTCACCGTGCTTCATCAGTTGCGAGAAAGGAAGATGCCGTCCCTATGA
- the alc gene encoding allantoicase, with product MTADTTDFTLLPDLAVRSLGGAVIWANDESFAERENLIRPEESTYRPATFGHKGQVYDGWETRRRRGDIGAAPESDDCDTAIVRLGVPGVIHGVVVDTAWFKGNYPPEVSVEAIAVQGYPSAEEIAERDGWTTIVARAAVNGDSRNPFPVDSKRRFTHVRLRMFPDGGVARLRVHGIAKPELRWLDSGPFDLAALENGGLVADCSNRFYSHPEQILLPGRARSMGDGWETARRRDKDNDWVLVQLAGEGVLAMAEIDTSYFLFNSPGATALTGIRADGSEVELLPRTVIRPDTRHRFAIDSNEAVVRVRLDAFPDGGLARLRLFGTLTEAARAEMAAEREGELA from the coding sequence ATGACCGCTGATACGACTGATTTCACGCTGCTTCCCGATCTGGCCGTGCGCTCGCTGGGAGGGGCGGTGATCTGGGCCAATGACGAATCCTTCGCGGAGCGGGAGAATCTCATCCGACCGGAGGAGTCCACCTACCGGCCCGCCACTTTCGGGCATAAGGGCCAGGTGTACGACGGGTGGGAGACCCGGCGACGGCGCGGGGATATCGGGGCCGCACCCGAAAGTGATGACTGCGATACCGCGATCGTCCGGCTCGGTGTACCCGGGGTGATCCACGGCGTCGTGGTGGACACCGCCTGGTTCAAGGGCAACTATCCGCCCGAGGTTTCAGTGGAAGCCATTGCGGTGCAGGGATATCCGTCTGCCGAGGAGATCGCCGAGCGGGATGGCTGGACCACCATTGTGGCGCGGGCCGCGGTGAACGGGGACAGCCGCAATCCGTTCCCGGTGGACTCCAAGCGCCGGTTCACCCATGTGCGACTGCGCATGTTCCCGGACGGCGGCGTGGCGCGTTTGCGCGTGCACGGTATCGCCAAACCCGAACTGCGCTGGCTGGATTCGGGTCCGTTCGATCTGGCCGCACTGGAGAACGGCGGTCTGGTGGCGGATTGCTCGAACCGCTTCTACTCCCATCCCGAACAGATCCTGCTGCCCGGCCGGGCGCGCTCCATGGGCGACGGCTGGGAGACCGCGCGTCGGCGCGATAAGGACAATGACTGGGTCCTGGTGCAATTGGCGGGTGAGGGCGTGCTCGCCATGGCCGAGATCGACACCTCGTACTTCCTGTTCAACAGTCCGGGCGCGACCGCGCTGACCGGTATTCGCGCGGACGGCTCCGAGGTGGAGTTGTTGCCGCGCACGGTGATTCGTCCCGATACCCGGCATCGCTTCGCCATCGACTCGAATGAGGCGGTGGTGCGGGTGCGCCTGGACGCCTTCCCCGATGGTGGCCTGGCACGGCTGCGCCTGTTCGGCACGCTCACCGAGGCAGCCCGGGCGGAGATGGCCGCCGAACGGGAAGGTGAACTCGCATGA